Proteins encoded by one window of Sorex araneus isolate mSorAra2 chromosome 3, mSorAra2.pri, whole genome shotgun sequence:
- the DRD2 gene encoding D(2) dopamine receptor isoform X2 — protein MDPLNLTWYEDDLESQNWSRPFNGSEGKGDRLHYNYYAMLLTLLIFIIVFGNVLVCMAVSREKALQTTTNYLIVSLAVADLLVATLVMPWVVYMEVVGEWKFSKIHCDIFITLDVMMCTASILNLCAISIDRYTAVAMPMLYNTRYSSKRRVTVMIAIVWVLSFTISCPLLFGLNNTDQNECIIANPAFVVYSSIVSFYVPFIVTLLVYIKIYMVLRKRRKRVNTKRSSRAFRANLKAPLKDAARRAQELEMEMLSSTSPPERTRYSPIPPSHHQLTLPDPSHHGLHSTPDSPAKPEKNGHAKNHPRFARFFEIQTMPNGKTRTSLKSLSRRKLSQQKEKKATQMLAIVLGVFIICWLPFFITHILNIHCDCNIPPVLYSAFTWLGYVNSAVNPIIYTTFNIEFRKAFMKILHC, from the exons ATGGATCCACTGAACCTGACCTGGTACGAGGATGACCTGGAGAGCCAGAACTGGAGCCGGCCCTTCAATGGGTCCGAAGGCAAGGGCGACCGGCTTCACTACAACTATTACGCCATGCTGCTCACCCTCCTCATCTTTATCATCGTCTTCGGCAATGTGCTGGTGTGCATGGCTGTGTCCCGTGAGAAGGCGCTGCAGACCACCACCAACTACCTGATCGTCAGCCTCGCAGTGGCCGACCTCCTTGTCGCCACACTTGTCATGCCCTGGGTTGTCTACATGGAG GTGGTGGGTGAGTGGAAGTTTAGCAAGATTCATTGTGACATCTTCATCACCCTGGATGTCATGATGTGCACAGCGAGCATTCTGAACCTGTGCGCCATCAGCATAGACAG gtACACGGCCGTGGCCATGCCCATGCTCTACAACACACGCTACAGCTCCAAGCGTAGAGTCACTGTCATGATCGCCATCGTCTGGGTCCTGTCCTTCACCATCTCCTGTCCGCTGCTCTTCGGGCTGAACAACACAG ACCAGAATGAGTGCATCATTGCCAACCCCGCCTTCGTGGTCTACTCCTCCATCGTCTCCTTCTACGTGCCCTTCATCGTCACGCTGCTCGTCTACATCAAGATCTACATGGTCCTCCGCAAGCGCCGCAAGCGGGTCAACACCAAGCGCAGCAGCCGCGCTTTCAGGGCCAACCTGAAGGCTCCGCTCAAG GATGCTGCCCGCCGTGCCCAGGAGCTGGAGATGGAGATGCTGTCCAGCACCAGCCCTCCAGAGAGGACCCGGTACAGTCCCATTCCACCCAGCCACCACCAGCTGACCCTCCCCGACCCATCTCACCACGGCCTCCACAGCACTCCTGACAGCCCCGCCAAACCAGAGAAGAACGGGCACGCCAAAAACCACCCCaggtttgccaggttcttcgagatcCAGACGATGCCCAATGGCAAGACCCGGACCTCTCTCAAGAGCCTGAGCCGCAGGAAGCTGTCCcagcagaaggagaagaaagccACTCAGATGCTCGCCATCGTGCTAG GCGTCTTCATCATCTGCTGGCTGCCCTTCTTCATCACCCACATCCTGAACATACACTGTGACTGCAACATCCCGCCTGTCCTGTATAGCGCCTTCACGTGGCTGGGCTATGTCAACAGCGCCGTCAACCCCATCATCTACACCACCTTCAACATCGAGTTCCGCAAGGCCTTCATGAAGATCCTTCACTGCTGA
- the DRD2 gene encoding D(2) dopamine receptor isoform X1, which yields MDPLNLTWYEDDLESQNWSRPFNGSEGKGDRLHYNYYAMLLTLLIFIIVFGNVLVCMAVSREKALQTTTNYLIVSLAVADLLVATLVMPWVVYMEVVGEWKFSKIHCDIFITLDVMMCTASILNLCAISIDRYTAVAMPMLYNTRYSSKRRVTVMIAIVWVLSFTISCPLLFGLNNTDQNECIIANPAFVVYSSIVSFYVPFIVTLLVYIKIYMVLRKRRKRVNTKRSSRAFRANLKAPLKGNCTHPEDMKLCTVIMKSNGSFPVNRRRMDAARRAQELEMEMLSSTSPPERTRYSPIPPSHHQLTLPDPSHHGLHSTPDSPAKPEKNGHAKNHPRFARFFEIQTMPNGKTRTSLKSLSRRKLSQQKEKKATQMLAIVLGVFIICWLPFFITHILNIHCDCNIPPVLYSAFTWLGYVNSAVNPIIYTTFNIEFRKAFMKILHC from the exons ATGGATCCACTGAACCTGACCTGGTACGAGGATGACCTGGAGAGCCAGAACTGGAGCCGGCCCTTCAATGGGTCCGAAGGCAAGGGCGACCGGCTTCACTACAACTATTACGCCATGCTGCTCACCCTCCTCATCTTTATCATCGTCTTCGGCAATGTGCTGGTGTGCATGGCTGTGTCCCGTGAGAAGGCGCTGCAGACCACCACCAACTACCTGATCGTCAGCCTCGCAGTGGCCGACCTCCTTGTCGCCACACTTGTCATGCCCTGGGTTGTCTACATGGAG GTGGTGGGTGAGTGGAAGTTTAGCAAGATTCATTGTGACATCTTCATCACCCTGGATGTCATGATGTGCACAGCGAGCATTCTGAACCTGTGCGCCATCAGCATAGACAG gtACACGGCCGTGGCCATGCCCATGCTCTACAACACACGCTACAGCTCCAAGCGTAGAGTCACTGTCATGATCGCCATCGTCTGGGTCCTGTCCTTCACCATCTCCTGTCCGCTGCTCTTCGGGCTGAACAACACAG ACCAGAATGAGTGCATCATTGCCAACCCCGCCTTCGTGGTCTACTCCTCCATCGTCTCCTTCTACGTGCCCTTCATCGTCACGCTGCTCGTCTACATCAAGATCTACATGGTCCTCCGCAAGCGCCGCAAGCGGGTCAACACCAAGCGCAGCAGCCGCGCTTTCAGGGCCAACCTGAAGGCTCCGCTCAAG GGCAACTGCACTCACCCAGAGGACATGAAACTCTGCACCGTTATCATGAAGTCTAATGGGAGTTTCCCAGTGAACAGGAGGAGAATG GATGCTGCCCGCCGTGCCCAGGAGCTGGAGATGGAGATGCTGTCCAGCACCAGCCCTCCAGAGAGGACCCGGTACAGTCCCATTCCACCCAGCCACCACCAGCTGACCCTCCCCGACCCATCTCACCACGGCCTCCACAGCACTCCTGACAGCCCCGCCAAACCAGAGAAGAACGGGCACGCCAAAAACCACCCCaggtttgccaggttcttcgagatcCAGACGATGCCCAATGGCAAGACCCGGACCTCTCTCAAGAGCCTGAGCCGCAGGAAGCTGTCCcagcagaaggagaagaaagccACTCAGATGCTCGCCATCGTGCTAG GCGTCTTCATCATCTGCTGGCTGCCCTTCTTCATCACCCACATCCTGAACATACACTGTGACTGCAACATCCCGCCTGTCCTGTATAGCGCCTTCACGTGGCTGGGCTATGTCAACAGCGCCGTCAACCCCATCATCTACACCACCTTCAACATCGAGTTCCGCAAGGCCTTCATGAAGATCCTTCACTGCTGA